One window of the Spea bombifrons isolate aSpeBom1 chromosome 8, aSpeBom1.2.pri, whole genome shotgun sequence genome contains the following:
- the TENT5D gene encoding terminal nucleotidyltransferase 5D has translation MTESTDCRFSNLTWDQITILDQVLTEVIPIHGRGNFPTMEVKPKDIICAVKEQLLEKNITVRDVRLNGSTASHILIKQNGTVCKDLDIIFGVELPGEHEFQTVKEIVLDSLLDFLPKCVNKEKITAQTMKEAYVQKMVKVSTDHDRWSLISLSNNSGKNVELKFVNSLRRQFEFSVDSFQIILDSMLSVYTDRETELTPDSQLTVVAESMYGDFNEAMEHLKYKLIATRNPEEIRGGGLLKYSNLLVRDYKPACEKEIKSLERYMCSRFFIDFPDVAEQQRKIESYLRNHFVGEEKSKYDYLITLHEVVNESTVCLMGHERRQTLNMIAVLALKVLGEQNIIPNAANVTCYYQPAPYISDTNFSNYYTAQGQPSIFYQPYQLYVHAEWAGVVVHKLAPLK, from the coding sequence ATGACGGAAAGTACAGACTGCAGATTCAGCAATCTCACCTGGGATCAGATCACCATTCTGGATCAGGTGTTGACAGAAGTTATTCCCATCCATGGGAGAGGAAACTTTCCCACCATGGAGGTAAAGCCAAAGGATATTATTTGCGCCGTGAAAGAGCAGCTTCTGGAGAAGAATATCACCGTACGTGACGTTCGCCTCAATGGTTCCACTGCAAGTCACATCCTCATCAAGCAGAATGGGACCGTCTGTAAAGACCTGGACATCATTTTTGGCGTGGAACTTCCTGGGGAACACGAGTTCCAGACTGTTAAGGAGATTGTTCTCGATTCCCTTCTAGATTTCTTGCCCAAGTGTGTCAACAAGGAAAAAATCACCGCTCAGACCATGAAAGAGGCGTACGTGCAAAAAATGGTCAAGGTTTCTACTGACCACGATCGCTGGAGTTTAATCTCTTTATCAAACAACAGCGGGAAGAACGTAGAACTCAAGTTTGTCAACTCTCTCCGGAGGCAATTCGAGTTTAGTGTAGATTCTTTCCAGATAATACTCGACTCCATGCTAAGTGTTTACACGGACCGAGAAACCGAATTGACGCCTGATTCGCAGCTTACAGTCGTCGCCGAGAGTATGTATGGGGATTTTAACGAGGCAATGGAGCATTTAAAGTATAAGTTAATTGCGACTAGGAACCCAGAAGAGATCCGGGGAGGAGGTCTCCTGAAATACAGCAACCTACTGGTCCGCGATTACAAGCCGGCTTGCGAAAAGGAAATTAAGTCCTTAGAACGTTACATGTGTTCCAGGTTCTTCATCGACTTTCCCGACGTAGCAGAGCAACAGCGGAAAATCGAGTCCTACCTGCGCAACCATTTCGTgggagaagaaaaaagcaaatacgaTTACTTGATAACGTTGCACGAGGTCGTGAACGAGAGCACCGTCTGTCTCATGGGTCACGAGAGACGACAAACTCTCAACATGATCGCCGTCCTCGCTCTGAAAGTTCTCGGCGAACAGAACATCATTCCCAACGCGGCAAATGTCACGTGCTACTACCAACCGGCCCCTTATATCAGTGACACAAACTTCAGTAATTATTACACGGCTCAAGGACAGCCTTCCATATTCTACCAACCTTACCAACTTTATGTCCATGCCGAGTGGGCCGGTGTCGTGGTACATAAGCTAGCGCCATTGAAATAA